One Planctomicrobium piriforme DNA segment encodes these proteins:
- a CDS encoding ImmA/IrrE family metallo-endopeptidase, translated as MPFSSAEIGRRIRDIREQVSFPASSAAEALGISEADFLAIEDGRLNPIPGDYILILSRILEADFRVFISNDLDAVEKETRQVFRALSNPEPSDVMAIRRFVSYCMSEADLESILDQPRPSLPSQYPLPAAFGKLHKTQGRIAAQQERDRLGLGLAPIRNVFRLVRSQGTRVFRHRLADANLSGVTVLHPLAGVCVLINYEEDLYRQFFSTAHEYAHVLFDRDVLQQSGCVVSYKYSKSDLIEMRANCFAAEFLLPAEAINRFSRPKKNDTEDLLRLIKEIAKQYFVNTQTVVLQMQEAGWLTDGTVASFFKNMPATIPRQEKLDPEMPAELTLMQVQRWERAIQSGTSVYYLELLRRAKAEDQISVGRFAEMLGLTVDQAQQFIQEMGLAL; from the coding sequence ATGCCTTTCTCTTCTGCAGAAATTGGCCGAAGAATTCGCGATATTCGCGAACAAGTATCTTTTCCGGCATCTTCGGCAGCAGAAGCACTTGGAATATCGGAAGCAGATTTCTTGGCGATCGAAGACGGTCGACTGAACCCAATCCCTGGGGATTATATACTAATTCTTTCTCGCATCTTGGAAGCTGACTTTCGGGTCTTTATTTCAAATGATCTCGATGCGGTTGAGAAAGAGACTCGCCAAGTCTTTCGAGCACTTTCAAACCCTGAGCCTAGCGATGTCATGGCAATCAGGCGATTTGTGTCATACTGCATGTCGGAAGCCGACTTGGAATCCATTCTCGATCAACCAAGACCCTCTCTGCCTTCTCAATATCCGCTGCCCGCAGCATTTGGCAAGCTACACAAGACTCAAGGGCGTATCGCGGCTCAGCAGGAACGCGACAGGCTCGGACTCGGCTTGGCGCCTATTCGGAATGTTTTTCGACTTGTTCGATCCCAAGGAACACGTGTATTTCGGCATCGACTTGCAGATGCAAACCTCTCCGGAGTAACTGTGCTGCACCCCCTTGCGGGAGTATGTGTGTTAATAAACTACGAAGAGGATTTGTATCGACAATTCTTCTCAACAGCGCATGAATACGCACATGTACTTTTCGACAGGGATGTCCTTCAGCAATCAGGATGTGTTGTGTCTTATAAATACAGCAAATCCGACTTAATAGAAATGCGGGCCAATTGCTTCGCTGCAGAATTCCTGCTCCCGGCTGAGGCAATAAATCGGTTCTCACGACCGAAGAAAAACGACACTGAAGACCTTCTTCGATTGATAAAAGAAATTGCTAAGCAATATTTTGTGAACACTCAGACAGTTGTTTTGCAAATGCAGGAAGCTGGATGGCTAACTGATGGGACTGTTGCGTCATTCTTCAAGAACATGCCTGCCACAATACCTAGACAGGAGAAGCTCGACCCGGAGATGCCAGCAGAACTCACGCTGATGCAAGTTCAACGATGGGAAAGAGCAATACAGAGCGGTACAAGCGTGTATTATCTTGAGTTACTCAGAAGGGCGAAGGCCGAAGATCAGATTTCAGTTGGGCGATTTGCTGAAATGCTTGGACTTACTGTCGACCAAGCTCAGCAGTTTATACAAGAAATGGGTCTTGCCCTATGA
- a CDS encoding secondary thiamine-phosphate synthase enzyme YjbQ: MKSLTKELWMNVPQRRGIVSLHEEVERLVAESGVQDGLVLINAMHITASVFINDNESGLHHDYDKWLEELAPFDESPQTYRHNRTGEDNADAHLKRQVMGREVVVAITNGKLHLGPWEHIFYYEFDGKRKKRVLVKIIGE, encoded by the coding sequence ATGAAAAGCTTGACCAAAGAACTCTGGATGAACGTCCCGCAGCGTCGGGGAATCGTGTCGCTGCATGAGGAGGTCGAACGCCTGGTCGCCGAGAGCGGCGTTCAAGATGGGCTCGTACTCATCAACGCGATGCACATCACCGCGAGCGTGTTTATCAACGACAACGAGTCTGGTCTGCATCACGACTACGACAAGTGGCTCGAAGAACTCGCCCCGTTCGATGAGTCACCGCAGACTTACCGCCATAACCGCACCGGCGAAGACAACGCTGACGCCCACCTGAAACGTCAGGTGATGGGCCGCGAAGTGGTGGTCGCGATCACCAACGGCAAACTCCACCTCGGCCCGTGGGAGCACATCTTCTACTACGAGTTCGACGGAAAACGGAAGAAACGGGTGCTGGTGAAGATCATTGGGGAGTGA
- a CDS encoding Gfo/Idh/MocA family protein: protein MPHPNDLVLPTRRDFLKTGAMAGLAGGLLAGFPSAQAFAAGNDILKVGLIGCGGRGTGAANQALMADPKTQLIAVGDAFADAIEPSLNALKSQKDIAERVVVDKDHQFVGLDAYRHVIDACDVVVLASPPGFRPEHLAYAVEHGKHIFCEKPVATDIAGIKSAMESVRRAKEKNLALVAGFCWRYDYAKRAFFERVLNGAIGKPLCTYATYLTGPVKPMQDESARTKEMTDLEWQMRNWYNFTWLSGDGLVEQAVHAVDWIAWSKGDVMPVSCTAVGGRQIPPKGRSNLFDHIEVNYLWGDGTRGFIAQRQMPGCYGENNCYVLATEGQGDVTRRGVTTTGKEKWKYDGPTPNMYQVEHDELFKSIRDGKPINDGDRLVSSTALAIMGRMAGYTGKEITWEGMMNSDERMVPETPNWDAPVKWDPVPLPGISKTE, encoded by the coding sequence ATGCCCCATCCGAATGATCTTGTGCTGCCAACCCGTCGTGACTTTTTGAAAACCGGCGCCATGGCCGGACTCGCCGGCGGCCTGCTGGCAGGCTTTCCGTCGGCTCAGGCATTTGCCGCAGGGAACGACATTCTCAAAGTGGGTCTCATCGGCTGCGGTGGACGGGGGACCGGGGCGGCCAATCAGGCCCTGATGGCTGACCCCAAGACACAACTGATTGCCGTGGGAGACGCTTTTGCCGACGCCATCGAGCCGAGCCTGAACGCACTCAAGTCACAGAAGGACATTGCCGAACGGGTCGTGGTCGACAAAGACCATCAGTTCGTCGGCCTGGACGCTTATCGGCATGTGATCGACGCCTGTGACGTGGTGGTCCTGGCTTCGCCGCCTGGCTTTCGTCCAGAACATCTGGCTTACGCAGTCGAACATGGCAAGCACATCTTCTGTGAGAAGCCGGTGGCGACCGACATTGCCGGGATCAAGTCGGCGATGGAATCGGTGCGTCGCGCCAAGGAAAAGAACCTGGCCCTCGTCGCCGGTTTCTGCTGGCGGTACGACTACGCCAAGCGGGCGTTCTTCGAACGCGTGCTCAACGGCGCGATCGGCAAACCGCTCTGCACATATGCCACTTATCTCACTGGCCCTGTGAAGCCGATGCAGGACGAATCGGCCAGAACGAAGGAGATGACCGATCTCGAGTGGCAGATGCGCAACTGGTACAACTTCACCTGGCTGTCAGGCGATGGCTTAGTCGAACAGGCCGTGCATGCGGTCGACTGGATTGCCTGGTCGAAGGGGGACGTCATGCCGGTGAGCTGCACCGCAGTTGGCGGTCGGCAGATTCCGCCCAAGGGACGCAGCAATCTCTTCGACCACATCGAAGTGAACTATCTCTGGGGCGACGGCACCCGGGGCTTCATCGCGCAGCGGCAGATGCCTGGCTGTTACGGCGAGAACAACTGCTATGTGCTGGCGACAGAAGGCCAGGGGGATGTCACTCGTCGCGGCGTGACCACCACCGGCAAGGAAAAGTGGAAGTACGACGGCCCGACCCCCAACATGTATCAGGTCGAGCATGACGAGCTGTTCAAGTCGATCCGCGACGGCAAGCCGATCAACGATGGCGACCGCCTCGTCAGCAGCACGGCTCTGGCAATCATGGGCCGCATGGCCGGCTACACCGGCAAAGAAATCACCTGGGAAGGGATGATGAACTCCGACGAGCGGATGGTGCCCGAGACCCCCAACTGGGACGCCCCCGTGAAATGGGATCCGGTCCCGCTGCCGGGCATCAGCAAGACTGAATAG
- a CDS encoding beta-propeller domain-containing protein, with amino-acid sequence MQRCMTMCLMLWLSLATGLQAEEIKHSFFIAGPTFTGILGESGEELWNAGKPAARDGFVLPNGNVLIAWSDEVRELTRDHQTVFHYTLSGGNKEIGTAQRLANGNTLIAELGQQPRLLEVTPTGAIAVQFPLQPETDNAHMQTRMARKLPNGNYLVPHLLAFAVKEYSPTGEVVHKFPTDLTELGGRTAENWPFTVIRLDNGHTLVNLTHGNKTVEFDPTGRVVWKVGNDDFPTEKPFDDPCGGQRLPNGNTVIASYHAAGDAIKVFEVTPDKQIVWKYSGPHRAHEIQVLTTNGQPITGEPLK; translated from the coding sequence ATGCAGCGCTGTATGACGATGTGCCTGATGTTGTGGCTCTCACTGGCAACGGGACTTCAGGCGGAGGAGATCAAGCATTCGTTCTTCATCGCCGGGCCAACGTTCACCGGCATTCTGGGAGAATCCGGAGAAGAACTCTGGAACGCAGGCAAGCCTGCTGCTCGCGATGGATTTGTCTTGCCGAACGGGAATGTCCTGATCGCCTGGTCCGATGAAGTTCGAGAACTGACTCGCGATCACCAGACCGTATTTCATTACACACTTTCAGGCGGAAACAAAGAGATCGGCACTGCCCAGCGGCTCGCGAATGGGAATACGCTGATTGCGGAACTAGGCCAGCAACCGCGGCTACTGGAAGTCACTCCGACTGGCGCGATCGCAGTCCAGTTTCCTCTGCAGCCTGAGACAGACAACGCCCACATGCAAACCCGCATGGCTCGCAAGCTTCCCAACGGCAATTACCTCGTCCCACATCTGCTGGCGTTTGCGGTGAAAGAATACTCACCGACAGGCGAGGTCGTTCACAAATTTCCCACCGACCTGACCGAGTTGGGAGGCCGGACTGCCGAGAACTGGCCGTTCACGGTGATTCGTCTCGACAACGGCCATACGCTGGTCAACCTCACGCATGGCAACAAGACGGTCGAATTCGATCCCACTGGCCGCGTGGTCTGGAAAGTCGGCAACGACGACTTCCCCACGGAGAAGCCGTTCGACGATCCCTGCGGAGGGCAGCGGCTCCCTAACGGCAATACGGTGATTGCCAGCTATCACGCCGCCGGCGATGCGATCAAGGTCTTTGAGGTGACGCCTGACAAGCAGATCGTCTGGAAGTACTCCGGCCCGCACCGCGCACATGAGATTCAGGTGCTGACCACCAACGGGCAGCCCATAACCGGAGAACCGCTGAAGTGA
- a CDS encoding oxidoreductase — translation MSYPRIATLKNVELFRQHTAVLGIDLPCDDQIDSSPSGPLAQAYQRERGTIGNRFCILPMEGWDGETEGRPSDLTRRRWQNFGLSGAKLIWGGEAVAVQPLGRANPNQLLINEQTLPDIIGLRELLVSTHVQQFGTDNDLLVGLQLTHSGRFARPRVKSRPEPRIAYRHPVLDAKVGVVDDAPILSDDELKQLIDDFIRAAVLADQAGYAFVDIKHCHGYLGHEILSGFDRPGIYGGTFENRTRFLRDIVAGINAAAPNLEIGVRISLFDFVPYQPGPDRTGVPAQAAPYRCAFGGDGTGLGIDLTEPKKFLELLRSLGIELVCSTVGSPYYNPHIQRPALFPPSDGYLPPEDPLVGVARQINITAELKRAFRDLIVVGSGYSYLQEWLPHVGQRAVRDGNVDFVGLGRMVLSYPELPADVLSGKGLQRKKICRTFSDCTTAPRNGMVSGCYPLDPFYKSRPEREKMVALKQELELHS, via the coding sequence ATGTCTTATCCGCGAATTGCCACCCTTAAGAACGTCGAACTGTTTCGACAGCACACGGCGGTGCTGGGAATCGATCTTCCCTGCGACGATCAGATCGACAGTTCACCGTCGGGGCCGCTGGCGCAGGCGTATCAGCGCGAACGCGGCACGATTGGCAACCGGTTTTGCATTCTGCCCATGGAAGGCTGGGACGGCGAAACCGAGGGACGACCGAGTGACCTCACCCGACGCCGCTGGCAGAACTTTGGTCTGAGCGGGGCCAAGCTCATCTGGGGCGGCGAAGCCGTCGCCGTGCAGCCCCTCGGGCGTGCGAACCCGAATCAGTTGCTCATCAACGAACAGACCCTGCCTGACATTATCGGGCTACGCGAACTGCTCGTCTCCACGCATGTGCAGCAATTTGGAACCGACAACGATCTGTTGGTGGGGCTGCAATTGACGCATTCGGGACGCTTCGCCCGTCCCCGCGTGAAGAGCCGCCCGGAACCGCGCATCGCATACCGGCATCCAGTACTCGACGCCAAGGTCGGCGTCGTGGATGACGCCCCGATTCTCTCTGACGACGAACTCAAACAACTCATCGACGACTTTATCCGCGCCGCCGTCCTCGCAGATCAGGCGGGCTATGCCTTCGTCGACATCAAGCACTGTCACGGGTATCTCGGCCACGAGATATTGTCCGGCTTCGACCGGCCTGGCATCTATGGCGGCACGTTCGAAAACCGTACTCGTTTCCTCCGCGACATCGTGGCAGGCATCAACGCCGCGGCGCCGAATCTGGAAATCGGCGTGCGGATCAGTCTCTTTGACTTCGTCCCCTATCAGCCTGGCCCTGATCGAACTGGAGTGCCTGCCCAGGCAGCGCCATACCGCTGTGCCTTCGGCGGCGACGGCACCGGCCTCGGTATCGATCTGACCGAGCCGAAGAAGTTTCTGGAACTGCTCCGCTCATTGGGGATCGAACTCGTCTGCTCGACGGTGGGGAGTCCGTACTACAACCCGCACATTCAGCGGCCGGCGCTGTTTCCACCCTCGGACGGCTATCTGCCGCCTGAAGATCCGCTGGTCGGCGTTGCGCGTCAGATCAACATTACCGCAGAACTGAAGCGAGCATTTCGGGATCTGATCGTGGTCGGGTCAGGCTACAGTTATCTACAGGAATGGCTCCCGCATGTCGGACAACGGGCAGTGCGAGATGGGAACGTTGACTTCGTGGGTCTGGGACGGATGGTCCTGTCCTATCCCGAACTCCCTGCCGATGTCCTCTCAGGTAAGGGATTACAGCGGAAGAAAATCTGCCGGACGTTCAGCGATTGCACGACCGCTCCCCGAAACGGCATGGTCTCAGGCTGCTATCCGCTCGACCCGTTTTATAAGTCCCGACCCGAGCGGGAGAAGATGGTCGCGCTCAAACAGGAACTGGAGCTGCATTCGTAA
- a CDS encoding NUDIX hydrolase produces the protein MPSSKTVLAQGKYLQLVKEGTWEYVHRICGIGAAAIIAVTKEQELLLVEQYRVPFGKQVIDLPAGLVGDDDADEHDFEEAARRELLEETGYAAGKLKLVIAGPTSSGLATEVVHFYLGKNVKKVSDGGGVEGENITVHVIPVSKVLAWFKRQAKAGKLIDAKAYLAASWVVASAR, from the coding sequence ATGCCGTCTTCCAAAACCGTTCTCGCTCAAGGCAAATATCTGCAACTTGTGAAAGAGGGAACCTGGGAGTATGTGCATCGCATCTGCGGGATCGGCGCGGCCGCCATTATTGCTGTCACGAAAGAGCAGGAGTTGCTGCTGGTCGAACAGTATCGCGTGCCATTCGGCAAACAGGTGATCGACCTGCCTGCTGGCCTGGTCGGCGACGACGACGCGGATGAGCACGATTTCGAAGAGGCCGCACGTCGTGAACTGCTCGAAGAGACCGGCTACGCCGCCGGCAAGCTCAAACTGGTGATCGCCGGCCCCACGTCATCAGGCCTCGCAACCGAAGTCGTGCATTTCTATCTCGGGAAAAACGTCAAAAAGGTTTCCGACGGAGGGGGCGTCGAAGGAGAAAACATCACCGTGCATGTGATCCCGGTGTCGAAGGTTTTGGCCTGGTTCAAACGCCAGGCCAAAGCCGGCAAACTGATCGACGCGAAGGCGTATCTCGCCGCAAGCTGGGTGGTCGCGTCGGCGCGGTAG